The Croceibacterium sp. TMG7-5b_MA50 genome segment ATCTGGTGCCCGAGATCGTGGAACGGGTGAACCGCTTCTTCGGCTATCGCGCGGTCGCCCGCGTGAAACTGCGGCAAGGTGCGATTCCTGCTTCCGCCACGCCGGCCGCGACGGGCCGTACCGCGCCCCCGTCGCTGAAGCCGATTCCGGCGGACATGGGCGATACCTTGCGCGACGTGGCCGATCCTGAATTGCGCACCGTGCTGGAAAGTCTCGCCCGCAGCCTGGGTGCGCAGGCCGAATCGAAGGGTACGGTGCGATGACCCGCCGACTGGCGCTGGCCGCGCTGCTGCCTGCGGCGATGGCGATCGTGGCGGCGGCGGGCAACTGGCTGGCCACCGTCAGTCCGCAGGCAGGCGGTCACACCATCGGCAATCCGGCGGCGCCGGTCACGTTGACCGAATATGTCAGCTACACCTGCCCACATTGCGCCGCCTTCACCCGGGCGGCGGAAACGCCCCTCGCCGCCGGCTATGTCACGCCCGGCCGGCTGAAGGTGGAGGTACGCCACCTGCTGCGCGACCCTGTGGATCTGGCGGTGGCGCTGCTGGTCAATTGCGGGCCGGCGGCGAAGTACCCGCAGAACCATGCCGCCTTCATGCTGGCGCAGCCGCAATGGCTGCCGCGTGCCACCGCTGCCAGTGCGGCGCAGCGGGCGCGGTGGACCAGCGGCGACAATGGGGCGCGCCGCCGGGCGATCGCCGGCGACGTCGGCCTGTATACCATTGCCGAGCGGCGCGGCTATTCACGCGTGGCGGCCGATCGGTGCCTGGCGGACGAGGCGGTCGCCACGCGCCTCGCCGCGCAATCGGAAGCAGGATGGAAGGTGCCCGGCGTCACCGGCACGCCCGCCTTCGCGCTGAACGGCACGGTGCTGGCCGGCACACATGACTGGGCGCTACTGGAACCGCAGCTGCGCGCGCGCTATCGCGCGAATTGATCTCCCTTACTCCGCCCAAGGATCTGCGATGACGACCACCCGTACCCTGACCATGCTGGCCCCGCTCGCCATGTTGCTGGCCGCCTGCGGCTCCAACACCGGTGACACGCCCGCCGCGCTGCCCAGCGGCGATGCGATCGCGGCGGTGCCCGCGCCTACCGGGCAGAGCTGGACGGAGACGGCGACCGCCACGCCCGAAGGCGGCTTCATGGTCGGCAATCCGAACGCGCCGCTGAAGCTGGTCGAGTTCGCCAGCCACACCTGCTCGCATTGCGCGGATTTCGCGGCGGAGGCAGCCGCTCCGATGGAGGAATACATCGCCAGCGGCCGCGTCAGTTACGAGATCCGCAACCAGATCCATGACGGCCTCGACCTCACCATCGCGGTGCTGGCACGCTGCGGCGGCGACCCGGCAAGCTTCCACCCGCTGGCGAATCAGGCGTGGGGCAACTTCGCCGAGATCTTCGCCAACGCAC includes the following:
- a CDS encoding thioredoxin domain-containing protein, which gives rise to MTRRLALAALLPAAMAIVAAAGNWLATVSPQAGGHTIGNPAAPVTLTEYVSYTCPHCAAFTRAAETPLAAGYVTPGRLKVEVRHLLRDPVDLAVALLVNCGPAAKYPQNHAAFMLAQPQWLPRATAASAAQRARWTSGDNGARRRAIAGDVGLYTIAERRGYSRVAADRCLADEAVATRLAAQSEAGWKVPGVTGTPAFALNGTVLAGTHDWALLEPQLRARYRAN
- a CDS encoding thioredoxin domain-containing protein; translation: MTTTRTLTMLAPLAMLLAACGSNTGDTPAALPSGDAIAAVPAPTGQSWTETATATPEGGFMVGNPNAPLKLVEFASHTCSHCADFAAEAAAPMEEYIASGRVSYEIRNQIHDGLDLTIAVLARCGGDPASFHPLANQAWGNFAEIFANAQANEAAVTAAMQSTGPDRLQRVAESAGLLDFFAARGIARDQAVQCLANEQLVQQIVQNSQEQSDRLGVTGTPTFFLNGARVDGTMWEGVNAALQRAGAR